A genome region from Penicillium psychrofluorescens genome assembly, chromosome: 3 includes the following:
- a CDS encoding uncharacterized protein (ID:PFLUO_004372-T1.cds;~source:funannotate) codes for MGSPSPSLPGTAPNVVGQPGMPTPAPRPRGPKLKFTREEDLLLVELKEIKNLTWKQIADFFPGRTSGTLQVRYCTKLKTKDVIWTEDMVHRLQRAVDEYENDQWRIIAGKVGNGYTPAACREKASQFS; via the exons ATGGggtcgccgtcgccgtcctTGCCGGGCACTGCCCCCAACGTCGTAGGGCAGCCGGGCATGCCAACCCCAGCACCACGGCCGCGCGGGCCGAAGCTGAAGTTCACAAGAGAGGAAGACCTGCTCCTCGTGGAACTTaaggagatcaagaactTGACCTGGAAACAGATCGCGGATTTCTTTCCTGGCCGCACGAGCGGCACGCTACAGGTCCGGTACTGTACCAAGCTGAAGACGAAAGATGTCATCTGGACTGAGGATATG GTGCATCGGCTTCAGCGTGCTGTCGACGAGTATGAGAATGACCAGTGGCGCATCATTGCTGGCAAAGTCGGGAATGGGTATACCCCTGCGGCGTGTCGCGAGAAGGCTTCGCAATTTAGTTGA